A window from Pseudomonas moraviensis encodes these proteins:
- a CDS encoding glycerate kinase type-2 family protein — MSVDPQQLLRELFATAIDAAHPNQVLEAHLPADRSGRVIVIGAGKAAAAMAQVVERCWEGEVTGLVVTRYGHGAPCEKIEVVEAAHPVPDAAGLAVAKRVLELVSNLSEDDRVIFLLSGGGSALLALPAEGITLADKQAINKALLKSGATIGEMNCVRKHLSAIKGGRLGKACWPATVYTYAISDVPGDLATVIASGPTVADPSTSAEALAIIKRYGIDIPASVRTWLQSPESETVKPGDPSLARSHFQLIARPQQSLDAAAVKCRQAGFSTLILGDLEGESREVAKVHAGIARQIIHHGQPLAAPCVILSGGETTVTVRGNGRGGRNAEFLLSLTDSLKGQPGVYALAGDTDGIDGSEDNAGAIMTPDSYARAAALGLSASDELDNNNGYGYFQALDALIVTEPTRTNVNDFRAILILENCKS; from the coding sequence ATGTCGGTCGATCCGCAACAACTGCTGCGCGAGCTGTTTGCCACAGCCATCGACGCGGCGCATCCGAACCAAGTCCTCGAAGCCCATCTGCCTGCCGATCGCAGCGGTCGAGTCATCGTCATCGGCGCCGGCAAAGCCGCTGCCGCCATGGCGCAAGTGGTCGAGCGTTGCTGGGAGGGTGAAGTCACCGGCCTGGTGGTCACCCGCTACGGTCACGGCGCTCCGTGCGAAAAAATCGAAGTGGTCGAGGCCGCGCACCCGGTGCCGGACGCCGCCGGTCTGGCCGTGGCCAAACGCGTACTCGAACTGGTCAGCAACCTCAGCGAAGACGATCGCGTCATCTTCCTGCTCTCCGGTGGTGGCTCTGCCCTGCTCGCCCTGCCGGCCGAAGGCATCACCCTCGCTGACAAACAAGCGATCAACAAAGCCTTGCTGAAATCCGGCGCGACCATCGGCGAGATGAACTGCGTGCGCAAGCACCTCTCGGCGATCAAGGGCGGCCGCCTCGGCAAGGCCTGCTGGCCGGCGACTGTCTACACCTATGCGATTTCCGACGTACCGGGCGACCTCGCCACGGTCATCGCCTCCGGCCCGACCGTGGCCGACCCGAGCACCTCCGCCGAAGCATTGGCGATCATCAAGCGCTACGGCATCGACATCCCCGCCTCTGTGCGCACTTGGCTGCAGAGTCCGGAATCGGAAACCGTAAAACCCGGCGACCCGAGTCTGGCGCGCAGCCATTTCCAATTGATCGCCCGGCCGCAGCAATCATTGGATGCGGCGGCGGTGAAGTGCCGTCAGGCCGGTTTCAGCACATTGATTCTCGGCGACCTCGAAGGCGAGTCCCGCGAAGTGGCGAAAGTCCACGCTGGCATCGCCCGGCAGATCATCCACCACGGCCAGCCGCTGGCGGCACCTTGCGTGATTCTCTCCGGCGGTGAAACCACGGTCACCGTGCGCGGCAACGGCCGGGGCGGACGTAACGCTGAATTCCTGCTCAGCCTCACCGACAGCCTCAAGGGCCAGCCCGGCGTCTACGCGCTGGCCGGCGACACCGATGGCATCGACGGTTCGGAAGACAACGCCGGCGCGATCATGACCCCGGACAGCTACGCCCGCGCCGCCGCCCTCGGTCTGAGCGCCAGCGACGAGCTGGATAACAACAACGGCTATGGCTACTTCCAGGCGCTCGATGCGCTGATCGTCACCGAGCCGACCCGCACCAACGTCAACGACTTCCGCGCCATTCTGATCCTTGAGAACTGCAAATCATGA
- the pyk gene encoding pyruvate kinase, whose translation MTPDKKVKILATLGPAVDGIDDIRELVEAGVNIFRLNFSHGDHADHAKRYQWIREVERQLNYPLGILMDLQGPKLRVGKFADGKVQLHRGQAFRLDLDATPGDERRVNLPHPEIIAALEAGMDLLLDDGKLRLRVVTKYADAIDTTVLNGGELSDRKGVNVPQAVLDLSPLTAKDRRDLSFGLELGVDWVALSFVQRPQDIVEARALIGDKAFLMAKIEKPSAVEQLREIAELSDAIMVARGDLGVEVPAESVPQIQKNIITTCRALGKPVVVATQMLESMRFSPAPTRAEVTDVANAVAEGADAVMLSAETASGEYPLEAVQMMSKIIRQVENGPDYQTQLDVSRPKAEATVSDAISCAIRRISNVLPVAVLVNYSESGASTLRASRERPKAPILNLTPNLQTARRLSVAWGIHSVVNDRLRQVDEVCSTALEIAQAQGMAERGDTLLITAGVPFGQPGSTNSLRIETLI comes from the coding sequence ATGACGCCTGATAAAAAGGTCAAAATCCTCGCCACCCTCGGCCCTGCGGTCGATGGCATTGACGACATTCGCGAGCTGGTCGAGGCCGGGGTCAACATCTTCCGCCTGAACTTCAGTCACGGCGATCATGCCGACCACGCCAAGCGCTATCAATGGATCCGCGAAGTCGAGCGCCAGCTCAACTACCCGCTGGGCATTCTGATGGATCTGCAGGGGCCGAAACTGCGCGTCGGCAAGTTCGCCGACGGCAAGGTGCAGTTGCATCGCGGTCAGGCGTTCCGTCTCGATCTCGATGCGACACCGGGCGATGAACGCCGGGTCAACCTGCCGCATCCAGAGATCATTGCTGCGCTGGAAGCCGGCATGGACCTGCTGCTCGACGACGGCAAACTGCGCCTGCGTGTGGTCACCAAGTACGCCGATGCAATCGACACCACGGTGCTCAACGGCGGCGAATTGTCTGATCGCAAAGGCGTGAATGTGCCGCAAGCGGTGCTCGACCTCAGCCCGCTGACCGCCAAGGATCGCCGCGACCTGAGCTTCGGTCTGGAGCTGGGCGTGGACTGGGTTGCGCTGTCGTTCGTGCAGCGTCCGCAAGACATCGTCGAAGCCCGCGCATTGATCGGCGACAAGGCGTTTCTGATGGCAAAAATCGAGAAGCCTTCGGCGGTCGAGCAATTGCGTGAAATCGCTGAGCTGAGCGACGCGATCATGGTCGCGCGCGGGGATCTTGGCGTGGAAGTGCCGGCGGAAAGCGTGCCGCAGATTCAGAAAAACATCATCACCACCTGCCGCGCACTGGGTAAACCGGTGGTGGTGGCGACGCAGATGCTCGAGTCGATGCGCTTCTCCCCTGCCCCAACCCGTGCCGAGGTGACTGACGTCGCCAACGCCGTGGCCGAAGGCGCCGATGCAGTGATGCTCTCAGCGGAAACCGCCTCTGGCGAGTACCCGCTGGAAGCCGTGCAGATGATGAGCAAGATCATCCGTCAGGTGGAAAACGGCCCGGATTATCAGACCCAGCTCGACGTCAGCCGACCGAAAGCCGAGGCGACCGTTTCCGATGCGATCAGCTGCGCGATCCGCCGTATCAGCAACGTGCTGCCGGTGGCGGTGCTGGTCAATTACAGCGAGTCGGGCGCCTCGACGCTGCGTGCATCGCGGGAGAGGCCGAAAGCACCGATCCTCAATCTGACGCCCAACCTGCAAACCGCGCGGCGCTTGAGCGTGGCCTGGGGCATTCATTCGGTGGTCAACGATCGCCTGCGTCAGGTCGACGAAGTCTGCTCGACCGCGCTGGAGATTGCTCAGGCGCAAGGCATGGCCGAGCGTGGCGACACATTGCTGATCACCGCCGGCGTGCCGTTCGGCCAGCCGGGCTCGACCAATTCGCTGCGCATCGAGACGTTGATTTAG
- a CDS encoding urea transporter: MPANHFNTHCPDWAEALLNGFSQIFFQRHPLCGLLCLLAILLTAPVLFAGALLGGVAGLLTAQRRNYAKPDRQAGLFSYNGVLLGLLLSLYFPWSPLLPPLILAAGGLSAMLTQQWLKHVYRSRSIPAYTSPFVAIGWVLLVFAEPSAPAALIDLNTANVLAAELRGFGQVMFLDHPLAGALIASGLLLADRRAFCWALLASAIGLGSSLLHHETSAALLGLGGYNAVLAALAFSAQRQHPWLPLLGVVLALLVTPLFAAAGLATLTAPFILACWLIRAGIQMLGKASLAHESCAHEDNHPRLR, encoded by the coding sequence ATGCCTGCCAATCACTTCAACACCCACTGCCCCGACTGGGCCGAGGCTTTGCTCAACGGTTTCAGTCAGATTTTCTTCCAGCGCCATCCGCTGTGCGGCCTGCTGTGTCTGTTGGCAATTCTGCTGACGGCGCCGGTGCTGTTTGCCGGGGCGTTGCTCGGTGGCGTCGCCGGTCTGCTCACCGCGCAGCGGCGCAACTACGCCAAGCCTGATCGCCAGGCCGGGCTGTTCAGCTACAACGGCGTATTGCTCGGTCTGCTGTTGAGCCTGTATTTCCCCTGGTCGCCGCTGCTACCGCCGCTGATTCTCGCGGCCGGCGGCTTGAGCGCGATGCTCACTCAGCAATGGCTCAAACATGTGTATCGCAGCCGTTCCATACCGGCGTACACCTCGCCGTTCGTGGCGATAGGTTGGGTGCTGCTGGTGTTCGCCGAACCGTCCGCGCCGGCGGCGTTGATCGATCTGAACACGGCGAATGTGCTGGCCGCTGAACTGCGCGGATTCGGCCAGGTGATGTTCCTCGACCATCCATTGGCCGGGGCATTGATCGCCAGTGGTTTGCTGCTCGCCGATCGTCGCGCTTTCTGCTGGGCGCTGCTGGCTTCGGCGATCGGCCTCGGCTCCAGTCTGCTGCACCACGAGACATCCGCCGCGCTGCTCGGCCTCGGTGGCTACAACGCCGTGCTTGCCGCCCTCGCCTTCAGCGCCCAACGGCAACATCCGTGGCTGCCGCTGCTGGGAGTTGTCCTGGCGCTGTTGGTGACGCCGCTGTTTGCTGCTGCGGGACTGGCGACGCTGACCGCGCCGTTCATCCTCGCCTGCTGGCTGATTCGCGCCGGCATCCAGATGCTGGGCAAAGCGTCGCTTGCGCATGAGTCTTGCGCTCACGAGGACAATCACCCTAGGCTGCGCTGA
- a CDS encoding ion transporter, which yields MDSSNNWRERLYVMIFQSDTPAGRRFDGILLLIILASLVIVMLDSIDSIHRNYADVLAYIEWGFTAIFLGEYILRLYCSPKPLRYAFSFYGLVDLLAIVPGILALYYSDAQYLLIIRIIRMLRIFRVLKLSPYLKQANYLMSALRGSKQKIVVFLVSVCTLVTVFGTLMYVIEGPEHGFTSIPKGIYWAIVTLTTVGFGDIVPKTPLGQVISSLVMITGYSIIAVPTGIFTAELANAMRGEQLQHDCPGCQKKTHEQSAAFCSRCGSQLFKKVE from the coding sequence ATGGACAGCAGCAACAATTGGCGCGAACGGCTCTACGTCATGATTTTCCAGAGCGACACCCCGGCCGGGCGTCGCTTCGACGGCATCCTGCTGTTGATCATCCTCGCCAGTCTGGTGATCGTGATGCTCGACAGTATCGACAGCATTCACCGCAATTACGCCGACGTACTGGCCTATATAGAGTGGGGCTTCACGGCGATCTTCCTCGGTGAGTACATCCTGCGGCTGTACTGCTCGCCCAAGCCGCTGCGCTATGCCTTCAGCTTTTATGGCCTGGTGGATCTGCTGGCGATCGTCCCGGGCATCCTCGCGCTGTATTACAGCGATGCGCAGTACCTGCTGATTATCCGGATTATCCGGATGCTGCGGATTTTTCGCGTGCTCAAACTCAGCCCCTATCTCAAGCAGGCCAACTACCTGATGTCGGCGCTGCGCGGCAGCAAGCAGAAAATCGTCGTGTTTCTGGTCAGCGTGTGCACGCTGGTGACAGTGTTCGGCACGCTGATGTACGTGATCGAGGGCCCGGAACATGGCTTCACCAGCATTCCCAAGGGCATTTATTGGGCGATCGTCACCCTGACCACCGTAGGTTTCGGTGACATCGTGCCGAAGACGCCGCTGGGCCAGGTGATTTCCTCGCTGGTGATGATCACCGGTTATTCGATCATCGCTGTGCCCACGGGGATTTTCACCGCTGAGCTGGCCAATGCCATGCGCGGCGAGCAGCTGCAACATGACTGCCCGGGGTGTCAGAAAAAGACCCACGAGCAGAGCGCGGCGTTCTGTTCGCGCTGCGGCAGTCAGCTGTTCAAGAAAGTGGAATAA